From the genome of Miscanthus floridulus cultivar M001 chromosome 10, ASM1932011v1, whole genome shotgun sequence, one region includes:
- the LOC136489788 gene encoding putative disease resistance protein RGA4 codes for MESVDFTIHDLLHELAERVSGSEFFRIGLNGSPVDIPRGVHHLFIETKNVAEINEIILDLGNLRTLIINDDPYEKYPEKKMKTYHDLEKFLGRLFMRLTKLWVLVIELNFYTSELSVPASIDHMKHLRYLGFNFRDGLSGLILPSTFSKLYHTQTIDIPCFRASCPENMANLIYLRHISAPLSFPNIGRLTSLQTMRSFLVKEAQGYELKQLMHLNKLRGSLTILGLEAVGSKEEALEAHLCNKKRLRELELMFLWRKSFSPDVEAEVLEGLCPPKDLRELKISFYNGSRYPSWVLSGHHPDAPKHLHKLELYSCSQLAAIPEDSELFIGLRELSIHNCDWDRLPENMECLVSLHSLWICNCDKIELLPTLPHQALKTIGIEGCPVLSRTCKEEGHPNWDKIQHIPEQRFIW; via the coding sequence ATGGAGTCAGTGGATTTCACAATTCATGACCTGCTACATGAGTTGGCAGAGAGGGTTTCTGGTAGTGAGTTCTTTAGAATTGGTTTGAATGGCTCACCGGTAGATATCCCACGAGGGGTCCACCATCTTTTCATTGAGACAAAAAATGTAGCAGAGATCAATGAGATAATTCTGGATCTGGGAAATTTGCGCACCTTGATCATTAATGATGATCCTTATGAGAAGTatccagaaaaaaaaatgaaaacatatcatgacttagaaaaattcttggGGCGATTGTTCATGAGGCTGACGAAACTGTGGGTGCTGGTCATTGAACTAAATTTTTATACATCAGAGTTGTCAGTCCCAGCATCTATTGATCATATGAAGCATCTACGTTATCTTGGTTTCAATTTTCGTGATGGCTTGTCCGGTCTGATTTTGCCAAGCACATTTAGCAAGCTTTACCATACCCAGACCATAGATATTCCTTGCTTCAGAGCATCCTGTCCTGAAAATATGGCTAATCTAATCTATTTGCGGCACATCTCAGCTCCGCTTTCTTTCCCCAACATTGGAAGGCTGACGTCACTCCAGACGATGAGAAGCTTCTTAGTGAAGGAGGCACAAGGGTATGAGTTGAAGCAGCTGATGCATCTGAACAAACTTCGAGGCTCTCTAACTATATTGGGGCTTGAGGCTGTCGGAAGCAAAGAGGAAGCTCTTGAAGCCCACCTATGCAACAAGAAGCGACTCAGAGAACTGGAACTGATGTTCCTCTGGCGTAAGAGTTTTAGTCCAGACGTGGAAGCAGAGGTACTTGAGGGCCTTTGTCCCCCAAAGGATCTTCGAGAGCTCAAAATCTCGTTCTACAACGGTTCAAGGTATCCTAGCTGGGTGTTGAGTGGCCACCATCCAGATGCCCCAAAGCACCTGCACAAACTTGAACTCTACAGTTGCAGCCAGCTGGCAGCTATTCCTGAAGATAGTGAACTCTTCATTGGTCTGCGTGAGCTTAGCATTCACAATTGTGACTGGGACCGGTTGCCGGAAAATATGGAGTGCCTCGTGTCGCTCCATTCACTGTGGATTTGTAACTGCGATAAGATAGAGCTTCTTCCGACGCTGCCCCACCAGGCTCTTAAGACGATTGGTATCGAAGGGTGCCCCGTGCTCAGTAGAACCTGCAAAGAAGAGGGACACCCAAATTGGGATAAGATCCAGCACATTCCTGAGCAACGCTTTATTTGGTAA
- the LOC136485831 gene encoding putative disease resistance protein RGA4 produces the protein MAIPWSIAATGWTVTVVGWLLSPIISMILNKLSAYLIFDASKELDKLEDVTVPALRETLRDVEEQRMVMRDKRSRSHLQGLDKLDTRLKSALCQAEDILDLVDYHRIEKELTGGDDGRWVQRLIQAAGASIVALGRGSWASVQRVLHASGACIAFYCIDITPAPLLQLVHSMKQKLGQFFGGWSSGEGVLPVSQATSTVGVQRLCGWCSHLTSCCRSVFSWSAQRIAEARRFRDWSYEQVGIKSDLQKDGNVPITGRIRLRKQIQGIADILTSSKKSDLLNQNRSSTSKNSAKESSSKQKEIDELYRVIEQKVFGRDKDRADIIRMLREGPDTNAPSSSTVSPYSVIGIYGITGSGKSTLAQYVCDYEKKAGHFDPVMFVLVGKTFSVGNIFRDMLEQITQSRPSKDNDLESLKAELKKELKDKCFLLVLDDVWVNSDNMKERRILLDVLLVGQSGSRILVTAQKTDAAAALGAQEKMQIPIPDLEEEQYLSMFMHYALEDSQVTGNDYERYTAIGRKITKRLRRSPIAAITVAARLKSESRIDFWERTSNLDVLDETMGALWWSYQQLGVDIRRCFTYCSIFPKAYILGRDEIVDLWIAQGFVNTRNNGTEELEDIGQSYFDELQTFSFLQV, from the exons ATGGCAATTCCCTGGAGCATCGCTGCGACGGGCTGGACAGTCACCGTAGTGGGTTGGCTGCTCTCACCCATCATCAGCATGATCTTGAACAAACTCTCTGCCTACCTCATTTTTGACGCATCCAAAGAGCTCGACAAGTTGGAGGACGTCACTGTCCCAGCTCTCAGGGAGACTCTGAGAGACGTCGAGGAGCAGAGGATGGTGATGAGGGACAAGAGGTCTAGATCTCATCTGCAGGGACTCGACAAGCTGGACACACGTCTCAAGTCTGCCTTGTGCCAAGCGGAAGACATCCTGGACCTTGTCGATTACCACCGTATCGAGAAGGAACTGACTGGTGGGGACGACGGGAGATGGGTGCAGCGACTCATCCAGGCTGCTGGCGCATCCATTGTCGCCCTCGGCAGAGGGAGCTGGGCCTCGGTGCAGCGAGTTCTCCACGCTTCTGGTGCTTGCATCGCCTTCTACTGCATAGACATCACCCCAGCTCCTCTACTGCAATTGGTGCATAGCATGAAACAGAAGCTGGGGCAATTTTTCGGAGGTTGGAGTTCAGGTGAGGGCGTTCTACCAGTTTCCCAAGCAACATCCACCGTCGGGGTCCAGAGGCTCTGCGGTTGGTGCAGCCACCTCACGAGCTGCTGTCGGTCCGTATTCAGCTGGTCCGCTCAGCGGATTGCAGAAGCCCGGCGTTTCCGGGACTGGTCATATGAACAAGTTGGCATCAAAAGTGATCTGCAG AAGGATGGCAATGTGCCTATTACTGGAAGAATCAGACTAAGGAAACAAATACAGGGCATAGCAGATATTCTCACTTCCTCGAAGAAATCAGATCTCTTGAATCAGAATAGAAGCAGCACCTCCAAAAACAGTGCCAAGGAAAGCAGCAGCAAGCAGAAAGAGATTGACGAATTGTACAGAGTCATTGAACAGAAAGTGTTCGGTCGAGACAAGGACCGTGCGGATATAATTAGGATGCTTCGTGAGGGACCAGATACCAACGCACCAAGCTCCAGCACCGTTAGTCCTTATTCTGTGATTGGCATATATGGCATTACAGGTTCTGGGAAGAGTACCCTGGCACAATATGTTTGTGACTATGAGAAGAAGGCAGGACATTTCGACCCTGTCATGTTCGTTCTTGTGGGGAAGACATTCAGCGTGGGTAATATATTTCGTGATATGCTTGAGCAGATCACGCAGAGCCGGCCCTCTAAAGACAATGATCTTGAAAGTCTAAAAGCAGAGTTGAAAAAAGAGCTGAAAGACAAATGCTTCTTGTTAGTACTGGATGATGTCTGGGTCAACAGTGACAATATGAAGGAACGTCGGATTCTACTTGATGTGCTTCTTGTTGGGCAGAGTGGAAGCCGAATCCTGGTCACAGCTCAAAAAACAGATGCCGCTGCAGCTTTAGGTGCTCAGGAGAAAATGCAAATCCCAATACCTGATTTAGAGGAGGAGCAGTACCTCTCAATGTTCATGCACTATGCCCTAGAAGACAGTCAAGTCACAGGGAATGATTATGAAAGATATACAGCCATCGGGAGAAAAATTACAAAAAGGCTTCGTAGATCACCCATTGCAGCAATAACAGTGGCAGCACGGCTTAAGAGCGAAAGCAGAATTGATTTCTGGGAAAGAACATCAAACCTTGATGTGTTGGATGAAACAATGGGAGCTCTTTGGTGGAGCTATCAGCAGCTTGGTGTTGACATCAggcgatgctttacatactgcAGCATTTTCCCCAAAGCATATATATTAGGACGGGATGAGATTGTTGACCTGTGGATAGCACAAGGGTTTGTAAACACCAGGAATAACGGAACAGAGGAACTGGAAGATATAGGACAGAGCTACTTTGATGAATTACAGACATTCTCATTTCTGCAAGTATGA